In Phacochoerus africanus isolate WHEZ1 chromosome 2, ROS_Pafr_v1, whole genome shotgun sequence, one DNA window encodes the following:
- the GBGT1 gene encoding LOW QUALITY PROTEIN: globoside alpha-1,3-N-acetylgalactosaminyltransferase 1 (The sequence of the model RefSeq protein was modified relative to this genomic sequence to represent the inferred CDS: inserted 4 bases in 4 codons; deleted 2 bases in 1 codon), with translation MLHPEMRCRKLALGLGFGLLVGVALCSLWLYVENVPPPVYIPYYXPCPEIFNMKLQYKVKPFQPVAQSQYPQPKLLEPKPSELLTLTSWLAPIVSEGTFDPELLHHIYQPXNLTIGLTVFAVGKYTQFVRRFLESAERFFMQGYRVHYYIFASDPGAIPGVPLGPGRRLSIITIQRPSRWEEASIHRMEAISQHIASRAHREVDYLFCLSVDMVFRNAWGPETLGDLVAAIHXGYFAAPRQQFPYERRHVSTAFVADSEGDFYYGGAVFGGRVARVYEFTRGCHMGILADKANGIMAAWQEESHLNRRFISHKPSKVLSPEYLWDDRRPXPPSLKLIRFSTLDKDNQLAEELTAQPGLLCMRGDPKPCPQLAPAAPPRPHASLPKPSVQPALRCLPLRLPADSKACVNCEGLCPCENTRPVGQERSDGRRGTRGGRRRDPQSSPSPRAFGVGAGGSALPSA, from the exons ATGCTGCACCCAGAGATGCGCTGCCGCAAACTAGCCCTGGGCCTGGGGTTCGGCCTGCTGGTGGGCGTGGCCCTCTGCTCTCTGTG GCTGTATGTGGAGAACGTGCCGCCGCCGGTCTATATCCCCTATT CTCCCTGCCCTGAGATCTT CAACATGAAGCTCCAGTACAAG GTGAAGCCATTCCAGCCCGTGGCACA GTCCCAGTACCCTCAGCCCAAGCTGCTTGAGCCAAA GCCCTCAGAGCTCCTGACGCTCACATCCTGGTTGGCACCCATCGTCTCCGAGGGCACCTTCGACCCTGAGCTTCTGCATCACATCTACCAGC CGAACCTGACCATCGGGCTCACGGTGTTTGCCGTGGGGAA GTACACCCAGTTCGTCCGGCGCTTCCTGGAGTCGGCCGAGCGCTTCTTCATGCAGGGCTACCGGGTGCACTATTACATCTTCGCCAGCGACCCCGGGGCCATTCCTGGGGTCCCGCTGGGCCCCGGCCGCCGCCTCAGCATCATCACCATCCAGAGGCCCTCCCGCTGGGAGGAGGCCTCCATACACCGGATGGAGGCCATCAGCCAGCACATTGCCTCCAGGGCGCACCGGGAGGTCGACTACCTCTTCTGCCTCAGCGTGGACATGGTGTTCCGGAACGCATGGGGCCCCGAGACCTTGGGGGACCTGGTGGCTGCCATTC CGGGCTACTTCGCCGCACCCCGCCAGCAGTTCCCCTACGAGCGCCGGCATGTTTCTACCGCCTTCGTGGCAGACAGCGAGGGGGACTTCTATTATGGTGGGGCGGTCTTCGGGGGGCGGGTGGCCAGGGTGTACGAGTTCACCCGGGGCTGCCACATGGGCATCCTGGCGGACAAGGCCAATGGCATCATGGCGGCCTGGCAGGAGGAGAGCCACCTGAACCGCCGCTTCATCTCCCACAAGCCCTCCAAGGTGCTGTCCCCCGAGTACCTCTGGGATGACCGCAGGC AGCCCCCCAGCCTGAAGCTGATCCGCTTTTCCACGCTGGACAAAGACAACCAACTGGCTGAGGAGCTGACAGCACAGCCGGGGCTGCTGTGCATGCGGGGGGACCCcaagccctgcccccagctcgCCCCAGCAGCGCCTCCTCGCCCGCACGCCTCACTTCCCAAGCCTTCTGTGCAACCAGCCCTGCGCTGCCTACCTCTCAGGCTGCCAGCAGACTCCAAGGCCTGTGTAAACTGTGAAGGGCTGTGCCCTTGTGAGAACACACGTCCTGTGGGCCAGGAACGGTCAGACGGGAGGAGAGGGACCAGAGGTGGAAGAAGACGGGACCCGCAGTCCTCACCCAGCCCACGTGCCTTCGGGGTGGGCGCTGGAGGGTCAGCCCTGCCCAGTGCCTGA